TTGACTGGAGTCGCCGAGTATACCACGCAAACGGCTTGTCGGTTTGCTGCGGATGCTGCTCGTATCGGCGTTGATGGTCTGATGGTGCTGCCGGCGATGGTCTATCGTTCAGACAGCCGCGAAACGGCGGCTCACTTTCGCTCGGTCGCCGCCGCGTCAGACCTGCCGATCATGATTTACAACAATCCGATCGCCTACAAAGTCGACATCACGCCGGAAGAATTCGCCGACTTGGCCGACGAGCCGAAGTTTGTCGCGATCAAAGAGTCGAGCGAAGATACGCGTCGAATCACCGATATCCGCAACGTCTGCGGCGATCGCTTCCTGTTGTTCTGCGGCGTCGATGACGTCGTGCTGGAAAGCATGGTATTGGGAATCGACGGCTGGGTTTCTGGACTGGTCAACGCTTTCCCCGCCGAAAATCGCTTGCTCTGGGACTTGGCGGCCGAAGGACGTTACGCCGAAGCAGTCGAAATCTATCGCTGGTATACTCCACTGTTGCATCTCGACACCGACAGGAAGCTTGTGCAATATATCAAGCTAGCGGTCCAGGAATGCGGATTTGGCGCCGAGACGACCCGGCCTCCGCGCCTTCCGTTGATCGGCGCCGAACGCGACCAGATTTTGCGCATCATCCGCCAGGCGATCAACACGCGACCGGTGCTCACCGCCTAAGAGGATCCTGTGCCCCCACTTCCCCAATCGGTGACAACGCTCTCGGTGGTCGATTCCCACACCGGGGGCGAACCGACCCGCGTTATCGATCAAGATCTTGACCTGGGAACTGGTCCGTTAGCGCAGAGGCGAACCCTCTTCCAGGAAAAGTTTGACTGGATTCGCCGCGCGACTTGCACAGAGCCGCGCGCCTCAGAAGCGATGGTCGGCGCCATTCTAACGCCGCCAACCAATCCTCTAGCAGTAACTGGAGTCATCTTTTTCAATAACGTCGACGTTCTCGGCATGTGCGGTCACGGCATGATCGGAGTTGTCGCGACGCTCGCCTATCAACGCAAGATCCAGCCGGGAAAACATCGGATCGAAACTCCAGTCGGCGACGTGCTGGCGACCCTTCACGAAAATGGGGAAGTCAGCGTCCGCAATGTTCCCAGCTATCGCCATCTGGCCGATCTGGAACTTAACGTCCCAGGCTACGGCAGCGTGATGGGGGATGTCGCGTACGGCGGCAATTGGTTTTACCTGGTCAAA
The nucleotide sequence above comes from Blastopirellula sp. J2-11. Encoded proteins:
- a CDS encoding dihydrodipicolinate synthase family protein; its protein translation is MNVDWSGVFPAATTQFNADMTLNIPATLRHVDQMIDAGVHGMIMLGTVGENCSLSYEEKLEVLRACVDHVHGRVPLLTGVAEYTTQTACRFAADAARIGVDGLMVLPAMVYRSDSRETAAHFRSVAAASDLPIMIYNNPIAYKVDITPEEFADLADEPKFVAIKESSEDTRRITDIRNVCGDRFLLFCGVDDVVLESMVLGIDGWVSGLVNAFPAENRLLWDLAAEGRYAEAVEIYRWYTPLLHLDTDRKLVQYIKLAVQECGFGAETTRPPRLPLIGAERDQILRIIRQAINTRPVLTA
- a CDS encoding proline racemase family protein; protein product: MTTLSVVDSHTGGEPTRVIDQDLDLGTGPLAQRRTLFQEKFDWIRRATCTEPRASEAMVGAILTPPTNPLAVTGVIFFNNVDVLGMCGHGMIGVVATLAYQRKIQPGKHRIETPVGDVLATLHENGEVSVRNVPSYRHLADLELNVPGYGSVMGDVAYGGNWFYLVKSPAMTLSYSDRDELLRFTKAIRHTLDKQKVTGAHEGRIDHIELYGQPSSELAANSRNFVLCPGGEYDRSPCGTGTSAKIAILAAEGKLAPGQIWRQESITGSIFQASYDLVDDQIVPTIRGSAYVTAVSQLIINPADQFAFGIQAR